A single Anopheles funestus chromosome 2RL, idAnoFuneDA-416_04, whole genome shotgun sequence DNA region contains:
- the LOC125760847 gene encoding U3 small nucleolar RNA-associated protein 18 homolog, whose amino-acid sequence MESDDDFGHLTSNLARDLQTKTGQKDTVHEDDKSSSEDEKPSIKSESDEDEVVPTVAAHTFDDASIKSEPESQSDDNLDHEALISSYVRALKSKMGYKNAASNESSDEDNIKSEPETGDDENQTRNQSNAGKDQNMESSEIAASAKKGGKSPEKVKKKLAKKLTNKKQIKPKMQKKSKNHAKAVKEVKIDKPTSKKEKMLMSLVFGGKAAFVSQLSTQEKQKEKTAPATQPNEDKLKTGDKRNQKRSAIWHDSDDDDEEDSSNMKRNKFSQQELPGQVTKQRRRNQFEQIVGKPKWADLDRVKEVDSDDEILQTVGHVVKGPTAQGLPKGTIELKRLKDLSRDVNNKGEICSIMFHPTSMVAIIVGKGGLVSIVAVDGVQNEKLHTIGLKKTRLTCASLSPDGNEVIFGSYRKTFHIYDLISGHSESRKIPDKDTLMMNNFRASRCGKYLASAGEFGEVHLMSAISKDVLQLIQLSYTCSSLAFTPDSKYLLCHSTDTKVSVFCLQQKRVVNVFQDDGCVNGSCIAICPNGQYVATGSRQGIVNIYTMDATLTQQNPVPLKTINNLTTFIDSLSFNATSEILLIASSTVKNAARLIHVKSGTVFRNFPVQMSGIGMITAAEFSPSGGYLALGTRKSKVSLFRVKYYPNY is encoded by the coding sequence ATGGAAAgcgatgatgatttcggtcaccTTACAAGCAACCTTGCTAGGGACCTGCAGACAAAAACTGGACAAAAAGACACGGTTCATGAAGATGATAAATCGTCCAGCGAAGATGAAAAACCATCGATCAAGTCAGAGAGTGACGAGGACGAAGTGGTACCCACCGTAGCCGCGCATACATTTGATGATGCATCTATAAAATCAGAACCCGAATCGCAATCTGACGATAATCTCGATCATGAGGCGCTAATTTCAAGCTACGTGCGCGCTTTAAAATCTAAAATGGGGTACAAGAATGCCGCGTCAAACGAATCGTCCGATGAAGATAATATTAAGTCTGAGCCGGAAACTGGCGATGATGAAAATCAGACAAGAAATCAATCGAATGCTGGGAAGGACCAAAATATGGAGAGTTCTGAAATTGCCGCTTCCGCGAAAAAAGGAGGCAAATCAccggaaaaagtaaaaaagaagCTGGCAAAAAAgcttacaaacaaaaagcagATTAAACCTAAAATGCAGAAGAAATCGAAGAACCATGCAAAAGCGGTGAAAGAGGTGAAGATTGATAAACCCACttccaagaaggaaaagatGCTGATGTCGCTTGTATTTGGCGGCAAAGCAGCATTTGTATCGCAATTGAGCACGCAggagaagcaaaaggaaaaaacagcgCCTGCAACACAACCGAACGAAGATAAACTAAAAACGGGCGACAAACGGAACCAAAAACGATCTGCCATTTGGCACGattcggatgatgatgatgaagaggaTTCTTCGAACATGAAGCGAAATAAGTTCTCTCAGCAGGAATTACCCGGACAGGTGACCAAACAAAGACGGCGCAATCAGTTCGAACAGATTGTTGGCAAACCCAAGTGGGCCGATCTGGATCGAGTTAAGGAGGTTGATTCTGACGATGAGATCCTTCAAACGGTAGGTCATGTGGTTAAGGGGCCAACCGCACAGGGACTGCCGAAAGGTACGATCGAATTGAAAAGGTTGAAGGATTTAAGCCGCGATGTGAATAACAAAGGAGAAATTTGCTCCATCATGTTCCATCCGACATCGATGGTTGCGATCATAGTCGGTAAAGGTGGCCTGGTGTCGATCGTTGCAGTAGATGGAGTTCAAAATGAGAAGCTTCACACGATCGGGTTGAAGAAGACGCGTCTCACTTGCGCCAGTCTGTCGCCGGATGGTAACGAAGTCATTTTTGGTAGTTACCGTAAGACCTTTCACATTTACGATCTAATCAGCGGCCACAGCGAGAGTCGTAAAATACCGGATAAGGATACCTTGATGATGAACAATTTTCGCGCATCGCGATGTGGAAAGTACTTGGCATCAGCTGGAGAATTTGGCGAGGTACATCTGATGAGCGCCATATCGAAAGACGTACTGCAACTGATCCAGCTGAGCTACACGTGTTCGTCGCTAGCATTTACACCGGACTCAAAATATCTGCTGTGTCACAGCACTGATACGAAGGTGTCCGTATTTTGCCTGCAGCAGAAGAGAGTAGTGAATGTATTTCAGGACGATGGTTGTGTTAATGGATCGTGCATAGCTATCTGTCCAAATGGGCAATATGTGGCTACCGGTAGCAGACAGGGCATCGTTAATATTTACACGATGGACGCAACATTGACCCAGCAAAATCCGGTACCGCTGAAGACCATTAACAATCTGACCACATTCATTGATTCGCTTTCATTCAATGCAACATCTGAAATATTGTTGATTGCGTCGTCAACAGTAAAAAATGCGGCAAGACTAATTCACGTTAAAAGTGGAACGGTGTTCCGCAATTTTCCGGTACAGATGAGTGGAATAGGGATGATAACGGCGGCCGAATTTTCTCCTTCCGGCGGGTATCTGGCACTTGGCACAAGAAAAAGCAAAGTTTCATTATTCAGAGTGAAATATTATCCAAACTATTAA
- the LOC125760871 gene encoding protein brawnin yields the protein MPAGVPMRQYLTFMAAALLSMFVGSQVVHNYYHPLRDLNYYVEREIKMQRLREVPQQPDNMDTSKNR from the coding sequence ATGCCGGCCGGTGTACCTATGCGACAGTATCTGACCTTCATGGCGGCCGCTTTGCTGTCCATGTTCGTGGGATCACAAGTGGTTCACAATTACTATCACCCGCTACGAGACTTGAACTATTACGTGGAACGAGAGATCAAAATGCAAAGGTTACGTGAAGTGCCACAACAACCGGACAATATGGACACTTCCAAGAATCGTTAG
- the LOC125760859 gene encoding replication factor C subunit 3: MALWVDRYRPRELSKLDYHKTQANQLINLCSQGDFPHLMFYGPSGAGKKTRIICLLRELYGSGVERLRNEVMNFTTPSNKKIEIMTVSSNYHIEVNPSDVGIYDRVVITDMIKQIAQTQQIDPSGQREFKTIVLSEVDELTKDAQHALRRTMEKYVATCRLILCVNSTSRIIPAVKSRCLGIRVSAPTEDEIVSIINSICKKENLHIPPELAVRIAQKSERNLRRAILSLEACKVMQYPFTANQEIPDMDWQTYLKETANMIVQEQTPQRMEVVRERLYELLSQGIPPDIIFKGLVQILVKNCDMSLKTQTLSYAGLYDHRMQRGSKHIFHLEAFVAQFMALYKKFLNQMSAMDMDEF; this comes from the exons ATGGCTCTGTGGGTTGACCGCTATCGTCCGCGGGAGCTATCAAAGCTCGACTATCATAAAACGCAAGCGAATCAACTGATAAATCTGTGCTCCCAAGGAGACTTTCCGCATCTGATGTTCTACGGACCTTCAGGGGCTGGGAAGAAAACCCGCATCATTTGTTTGCTGCGAGAACTGTATGGCTCCGGCGTCGAGCGACTGCGAAATGAAGTGATGAACTTTACGACAccatcgaacaaaaaaatcgaaatcatGACCGTAAGCAGTAACTACCACATCGAGGTTAATCCGTCCGATGTTGGTATTTACGATCGCGTGGTGATTACCGACATGATCAAGCAGATCGCACAAACCCAGCAAATCGATCCATCGGGGCAGCGTGAGTTTAAAACGATCGTTCTTTCGGAGGTTGACGAGCTTACGAAAGACGCACAGCATGCGTTGCGTCGTACGATGGAAAAGTATGTGGCCACTTGCCGTTTGATCCTGTGCGTTAACTCGACGTCACGCATCATTCCCGCGGTGAAGAGTCGTTGTCTCGGAATACGTGTTTCTGCACCGACCGAGGATGAAATTGTATCCATCATCAAT TCAATCTGCAAAAAGGAGAATCTCCACATTCCACCGGAGCTAGCGGTTAGGATAGCACAGAAATCCGAACGCAATTTACGCCGGGCTATACTGTCTCTCGAGGCCTGCAAAGTAATGCAGTATCCTTTCACAGCGAACCAGGAAATACCCGACATGGATTGGCAGACGTACCTGAAGGAAACGGCTAACATGATCGTGCAGGAGCAAACGCCACAACGCATGGAGGTTGTTCGCGAACGGCTGTATGAGCTGCTGTCCCAAGGGATACCACCGGACATAATTTTCAAGGGTTTGGTGCAGATTCTCGTGAAGAATTGTGACATGAGCTTGAAAACGCAAACCCTCAGCTATGCCGGTCTGTACGACCATCGGATGCAGCGTGGCAGCAAACACATCTTTCATCTGGAAGCATTCGTTGCACAGTTCATGGCGCTGTACAAGAAATTCCTAAACCAAATGTCGGCTATGGACATGGATGAGTTTTAA
- the LOC125760870 gene encoding small integral membrane protein 4: protein MIIRKSNTLKQILDRWPGKRTFGIYRFLPIFFGLGAALEFSMIHWRVGETNFYNTFKKRQAKEIVEEKLRLHQLEPISPK, encoded by the exons ATGATTATTCGGAAGAGCAATACACTGAAACAAATTTTGGATCGATGGCCCGGTAAACGAACGTTCGGTATCTATCGGTTTTTGCCTATCTTCTTTGGACTTGGAGCGGCTTTGGAATTTTCGATGATCCATTGGCGTGTTGGAGAAACTAATTTCT ATAACACATTCAAAAAACGGCAGGCGAAAGAAATCGTGGAAGAAAAACTACGATTGCATCAGCTAGAACCGATTTCACCGAAGTAG
- the LOC125760848 gene encoding protein arginine N-methyltransferase 5 encodes MATEHKVIPSVSLYLNAACDLAKEIENASKANCSSVTVPIVHWNFNREFVREPVRSHHVQFTRSDLLLSSSQWAHKVICRIGDNLDLDSPIDHIRKQAERTIRQEMSFAEHLVQTGYLYTRLTKANCTNFARTVGCTITRGTLLIEVPLSNPKLTQNSWRRDVDEEEQEVENPWHWWNNFRTHSDGNAVLKVALELTADVPKQDEIYRWLGEPIDVIVLPASIFLTNAKNYPVLSKAHQSLVNLFYRTFGCHFILKANPADGHIAHYVDYIRYTIQHNYIRDPAQGYEDYLQNPLQPLYDNLDGVTYEVFENDPVKYIFYQNAIEQALLDRVPEEERETKTTIIMVVGGGRGPLVRAALNAAKTTNCKVKVYVIEKNPNAIVTLTAHINELWLDGKVELISTDMREFNPPEKADILVSELLGSFGDNELSPECLDGAQKHLKDNGISIPSKSTSYINPCFASKVYNQVRTLDRNMHSKDRVISSRHMEQVYVAYQKNAFHIDDPQELFHFVHPNRDSDPIDNNRYQTLRFRASLDCVMNGFTGYFDTVLYKDITLSIHPFTHTKGLISWFSMFIPLTEPVQLKKGDEITVHFWRCVASHKVWYEWCLSGPVVTHVHNIDGRGHPIWQ; translated from the coding sequence ATGGCAACGGAACATAAAGTGATTCCCTCCGTATCGCTATACCTCAACGCGGCCTGTGATCTGGCGAAGGAGATTGAAAACGCATCCAAGGCAAACTGTAGCTCCGTTACCGTACCCATCGTGCACTGGAACTTCAACCGGGAATTCGTGCGCGAACCGGTACGCTCGCACCACGTGCAATTTACGCGTTCGGATCTGCTACTTTCTTCTTCACAATGGGCCCATAAGGTGATTTGTCGGATCGGCGATAATTTGGATCTGGACTCACCGATCGACCATATTCGGAAGCAAGCGGAACGTACCATACGGCAGGAAATGTCGTTCGCCGAACATTTGGTACAAACTGGGTATCTATACACAAGGCTCACGAAAGCCAACTGTACCAATTTTGCACGAACGGTTGGTTGTACCATAACAAGGGGCACGCTGCTGATAGAAGTTCCACTTTCCAACCCAAAGCTTACACAGAATAGCTGGCGGCGAGATGTCGACGAGGAGGAACAGGAGGTAGAAAACCCTTGGCACTGGTGGAATAACTTCCGCACACATTCGGATGGTAATGCGGTTCTAAAGGTAGCGCTAGAACTGACGGCGGACGTGCCTAAACAGGATGAGATATACCGTTGGTTGGGTGAACCGATTGATGTCATCGTACTGCCGGCTAGCATTTTTCTGACCAATGCCAAAAACTATCCGGTACTCTCGAAAGCCCATCAATCGCTTGTGAATCTGTTCTATCGAACGTTCGGCTGCCATTTCATATTGAAGGCTAATCCGGCCGATGGCCATATCGCGCACTACGTCGACTACATCAGGTACACTATACAGCATAACTATATCAGGGATCCGGCCCAAGGCTATGAGGATTATCTTCAAAACCCTCTCCAACCGCTGTATGATAATCTGGATGGTGTGACGTACGAGGTGTTCGAGAATGATCCTGTAAAGTATATTTTCTACCAAAATGCCATCGAACAGGCGCTGCTTGATCGTGTACCGGAGGAGGAACGTGAAACGAAGACAACGATCATTATGGTTGTTGGAGGAGGCCGCGGCCCACTCGTACGTGCCGCCCTAAATGCTGCTAAGACAACGAACTGCAAGGTTAAGGTGTACGTAATAGAGAAGAATCCAAATGCTATTGTTACGCTGACGGCGCACATCAATGAACTATGGCTGGATGGAAAGGTCGAGCTGATTTCTACCGATATGCGTGAGTTTAATCCTCCGGAAAAAGCGGACATACTAGTGTCCGAGCTGCTTGGCTCGTTCGGTGACAACGAGCTTTCGCCGGAATGTCTCGACGGCGCACAGAAACATCTGAAGGATAATGGGATTAGCATACCGAGCAAATCTACCTCCTACATCAATCCGTGCTTTGCCTCGAAGGTTTACAACCAGGTGCGCACGCTTGACCGTAATATGCATAGCAAAGATCGAGTGATCTCTTCGCGCCACATGGAGCAAGTGTACGTGGCATATCAGAAGAACGCGTTCCACATAGACGATCCGCAGGAACTGTTTCATTTTGTCCACCCAAACAGGGACAGTGATCCGATCGATAACAACCGATATCAGACACTTCGGTTCCGTGCTTCGCTCGATTGCGTGATGAACGGTTTTACCGGGTACTTTGACACGGTGCTGTATAAGGATATCACGCTTAGCATTCATCCGTTTACGCATACGAAGGGTTTGATATCCTGGTTCTCGATGTTTATACCGCTGACTGAGCCGGTACAGTTGAAGAAGGGCGATGAGATAACGGTTCATTTCTGGCGCTGTGTTGCATCGCACAAGGTATGGTACGAATGGTGTCTCAGCGGACCAGTCGTGACGCATGTCCACAACATTGATGGCCGAGGGCATCCAATATGGCAGTAA